The proteins below are encoded in one region of Belonocnema kinseyi isolate 2016_QV_RU_SX_M_011 chromosome 5, B_treatae_v1, whole genome shotgun sequence:
- the LOC117172342 gene encoding uncharacterized protein LOC117172342 isoform X1, producing the protein MYDYQDEVKETTLTGSTDEIDLDRSLEKTTTSNFQITEDYDYDKLKAEYYYQIQEFQRRNETFNYTDQGESEETAKAALKKIVDFKMPRNCTKEELSQIGVKAFECLIFDYQHAKNKTDVKKVLDRTWMVIKIWVLIYFCIAIPCWCQKGWCCCCFCCETCFPMEIIVAEKKYFSENPPGTLVKGIKDSTIVKKERVNYKPTLSEYDAYEKFESAIRNI; encoded by the exons ATGTATGATTATCAAGATGAAGTGAAGGAAACAACTTTGACTGGCAGCACAGATGAAATTGATTTGGATCGATCCTTAGAAAAAACTACAacttctaattttcaaattacagaGGATTACGATTATGATAAATTAAaagcagaatattattaccagattcaagaatttcagagaaGAAATGAAACTTTCAATTATACGGATCAAGGAGAATCGGAAGAGACAGCAAAAGCTGCTCtgaaaaaaattgtcgattttaaaaTGCCGAGGAATTGTACCAAAGAGGAATTGTCCCAAATAGGAGTTAAGGCttttgaatgtttgatttttgattatcaACATGCAAAAAATAAGACTGATGTTAAGAAAGTTTTGGATAGAACTTGGATGGTCATTAAAATATGGGTTTTGATCTATTTCTGCATTGCCATTCCCTGCTGGTGTCAAAAGg gaTGGTGTTGCTGTTGCTTTTGTTGTGAGACTTGTTTTCCTATGGAAATAATTGTAGCcgagaagaaatatttttcggaaaatccTCCTGGTACTTTAGTCAAAGGGATCAAAGACAGTACAATAGTCAAAAAAGAGAGAGTGAACTATAAGCCTACTCTTTCAGAATACGACGCTTACGAAAAATTCGAAAGTGcgataagaaatatttga
- the LOC117172342 gene encoding uncharacterized protein LOC117172342 isoform X2, whose protein sequence is MSRILILFILGLGIKYTEGIWPPSYKVDLEDKQSFVISSDEDYNENENEMIKREDLAEIESFAEDEHKYEPLHSHVENFNKREAEKVDRLSRSIYLHPITEAPFIEEPKPFIAGFKSELNKYAFENIENPDDSLKKRSPKLDITTIKSLFKKLFSATPAMKNLGSQQQGIHDSRDNRIRIHGYNSKSIDRIFHS, encoded by the exons GAATTTGGCCCCCTTCGTATAAG GTAGATTTGGAGGACAAGCAATCTTTTGTAATTTCTTCGGACGAGGAttacaatgaaaatgaaaatgaaatgatTAAACGGGAGGATCTAGCAGAAATCGAATCTTTTGCAGAAGATGAACATAAATACGAACCATTGCATTCCCAcgtggaaaattttaataaaagagaggCTGAAAAAGTAGACAGACTTTCTCGAAGTATTTATTTGCACCCAATAACGGAGGCGCCTTTTATAGAAGAACCTAAACCATTTATCGCTGGGTTCAAATCCGAACTGAACaag tacgcctttgaaaacattgaaaatccaGATGATTCCCTCAAAAAAAGATCTCCCAAATTGGACATTACAACCATAAAATCAttgttcaaaaaactattttctgcAACACCAGCAATGAAAAATCTGGG GTCTCAGCAGCAGGGAATTCACGACAGCAGAGACAACAGAATCCGAATTCACGGTTACAATTCAAAGTCAATCGACAGAATTTTTCACTCATGA